From the Flavobacterium galactosidilyticum genome, one window contains:
- a CDS encoding anti-sigma factor, producing the protein METQEYIESGVLELYVYGLLNETENEEVALMAKNNPQINAEIIAIEKAIVALSSSFSPFHSVANYEKIKEKLALKHNPKVIELEPKRNWSQYIGWAAAVLLLAGIGYQYNQNQFVTNQVVQSSTIEKAKLEKDIKVLELKNAASETSLAVVRDTKNTVVVLGGQAVAPESSAKVYWNQDTKVVYIDAAGLPEPPQGMVYQVWALKLNPLTPTSIGLLDNFDANDQKLFAVNSADQAEAFGITLEPAGGSLTPTMEQLYTLGKV; encoded by the coding sequence ATGGAAACACAAGAATATATAGAATCAGGTGTCTTAGAACTCTATGTTTACGGTTTACTTAATGAAACTGAAAACGAAGAAGTTGCTCTTATGGCAAAAAATAATCCGCAAATAAACGCTGAAATTATCGCTATAGAAAAAGCTATTGTAGCTTTATCATCGAGTTTTTCTCCGTTCCATTCTGTTGCGAATTATGAAAAAATTAAGGAGAAATTAGCGCTTAAGCATAATCCAAAAGTGATTGAGTTAGAACCAAAGAGAAATTGGTCTCAATATATTGGATGGGCTGCAGCAGTTCTTTTATTGGCTGGTATTGGTTATCAATACAACCAAAATCAATTTGTAACGAATCAAGTAGTTCAAAGTTCTACTATCGAAAAAGCAAAACTAGAGAAAGATATTAAAGTGTTGGAACTTAAAAACGCAGCTAGCGAAACGAGTTTAGCAGTTGTTAGAGATACAAAGAATACAGTTGTAGTTCTTGGCGGACAAGCTGTTGCTCCAGAATCGTCTGCAAAAGTGTATTGGAATCAAGATACAAAAGTAGTTTACATTGATGCTGCTGGTTTACCCGAGCCTCCACAAGGAATGGTGTATCAAGTTTGGGCTCTTAAATTGAATCCTTTAACGCCAACCAGTATCGGTTTGTTAGACAACTTTGATGCAAATGATCAAAAATTATTTGCAGTAAATAGCGCGGATCAAGCAGAAGCTTTCGGAATTACCTTAGAGCCTGCGGGTGGAAGTTTAACTCCTACAATGGAACAACTATACACTTTAGGAAAAGTTTAA
- a CDS encoding RNA polymerase sigma factor, with the protein MSQEELLVLIYKKDERAFTFLYDMYSKSLFSVINVLVKNREEAEDVLQDVFVKIWKNIDSYHESKGRFYTWILNIARNTSIDKLRSKNFNNSQKNLSSDNFVNYFEDSSKLADKVDTIGLQEFVKRLKPKCIQIIDLLFFKGYTQQEASDELAIPLGTVKTQNRNCINDLRNYLKV; encoded by the coding sequence ATGAGTCAGGAAGAATTATTAGTATTAATTTACAAAAAAGACGAAAGAGCATTTACATTTCTATATGATATGTACTCTAAGAGTTTATTCTCGGTTATAAATGTTTTGGTAAAAAATAGAGAGGAAGCAGAAGATGTGCTTCAAGACGTATTTGTAAAGATTTGGAAAAACATCGATTCGTATCATGAAAGCAAAGGTCGATTCTACACGTGGATTCTTAATATTGCCAGAAATACTTCTATCGATAAACTGCGTTCTAAGAATTTTAATAACAGTCAAAAAAACCTTTCTTCTGATAATTTCGTAAATTACTTTGAAGACAGTTCGAAACTGGCTGACAAAGTGGATACGATAGGTTTACAGGAATTTGTAAAAAGACTGAAACCAAAATGTATTCAAATAATAGATTTACTGTTTTTTAAAGGCTATACCCAGCAGGAAGCTTCGGACGAGTTGGCGATTCCTTTAGGAACAGTGAAAACTCAAAATAGAAATTGTATTAACGATCTACGAAATTATTTGAAAGTATAA
- the ccsA gene encoding cytochrome c biogenesis protein CcsA: MDKKLFSFLFSTRLMALLFVGYAVAMATGTFIESKYNTDTAKILIYNSWWFEAIHVFFLINFIGNIKRYQLLKKEKWATLILHLSFVFIICGAFVTRYISYEGMMPIREGASENQIFSEKTFLTVFADGEYKGEMKRRTFEKPLLLSPATNNNFSMSENFADTKFEVEYGNFIMGAKEYIKPDPKGILYLKIVEAGDGGRHEHFLKEGEVQNIHNVLFSLNKFTDGAINITTTGTAYTIQTPFEGNFMRMADKLEGAVTKDNVQPLMMRSLYSIGEMRFVFPDQAVKGIMDYESDNDYKAKTHEDALVVKLKADGQEKIVTVVGSKGKIGEPKTVKIGNIDYTFSYGSKAYILPFKIKLNDFIADKYPGTEKSYSSFESKVTVEDEKPFDARIFMNNVLDHKGYRFFQSGFDPDEKGTILSVNHDFWGTALTYIGYFLLYFAMMAIMFTKHSRFADVKRRLEIVKMKKAKLLTLLLLVFSVSGFAQEAEHDHSSHAGKPHPEAGASATHDNHSEKPLSQDQLNSLIEKFKVPEAHASKFGRLVIQDGGGRMKPINTFSSELLRKVSHENSYKGMNSDQVFLSMTQYGSYWIQIPIIYMKSGNDSIRKIIGVDKAAQYAPFVSFFDDKGNYKLSKYLEEAFKSANPNQFEKDFIETDKKVNLMESALSGRILKIFPIPDDKNNKWVSYLELNEAGLKGMEETYARNVLPLYFGSLANASTSKDYKTADELLESINGFQKRFGSKVRPSEEKITSEVLYNKYDVFQKLPYWYIFAAILMLFFTILKIFKERKSLNFLVNFMHVVILVLFILHTGGLIARWYISGHAPWSNAYESIIYVAWATMFFGLAFDIKSKLTVASSAFVTAMILAAAYMNWIDPEIANLQPVLNSYWLMIHVAVIVASYGPFALGMILGFVSLLLIFFTNEKNKTKMDLNIQEITYINELALTIGLIMLTIGNFLGGQWANESWGRYWGWDPKETWALISIMVYAFVIHARFVPSLRGKWFFNLMSMFAFISILFTYYGVNFHLVGLHSYASGEAHSLNWIWYSLGAILFIGAITYPKYKKYYKK, translated from the coding sequence TATTCATTATTTGCGGTGCTTTTGTAACGCGCTATATCAGTTATGAAGGAATGATGCCAATACGTGAAGGCGCTTCGGAAAATCAAATTTTTTCGGAAAAAACTTTTTTAACTGTTTTTGCCGATGGAGAGTATAAAGGAGAAATGAAGCGTAGAACTTTTGAAAAACCACTACTACTTTCTCCAGCTACCAATAATAATTTTAGTATGTCTGAAAATTTTGCAGACACTAAGTTTGAAGTGGAATATGGAAATTTCATTATGGGAGCCAAAGAATATATCAAACCAGATCCTAAAGGAATTCTATATTTAAAAATTGTAGAAGCTGGTGATGGCGGACGTCATGAGCATTTTTTGAAAGAGGGAGAAGTGCAAAATATCCATAACGTATTATTTTCTTTAAATAAATTTACGGATGGCGCTATTAATATAACAACGACTGGGACTGCATATACTATTCAAACCCCTTTTGAAGGAAACTTTATGCGAATGGCAGATAAGTTAGAAGGTGCAGTGACTAAGGATAATGTTCAGCCATTGATGATGCGTTCGCTATACAGCATTGGCGAAATGCGATTTGTATTTCCTGATCAAGCCGTCAAAGGTATTATGGATTATGAATCAGATAATGATTATAAAGCAAAAACGCACGAAGATGCTTTAGTTGTAAAATTAAAAGCAGATGGTCAAGAAAAAATAGTAACAGTTGTAGGCTCTAAGGGAAAAATTGGGGAGCCAAAAACTGTTAAAATTGGTAACATTGATTATACATTTTCTTACGGAAGTAAAGCCTACATATTACCATTCAAAATAAAATTAAATGATTTTATTGCCGATAAATATCCGGGAACTGAAAAAAGTTACTCTTCTTTTGAAAGTAAAGTAACGGTTGAGGATGAAAAACCATTTGACGCTAGAATATTTATGAATAATGTATTAGATCACAAAGGATATCGTTTTTTTCAATCGGGATTTGATCCTGACGAGAAAGGAACAATATTATCTGTCAATCATGATTTCTGGGGAACTGCCTTGACTTACATAGGCTATTTTCTGTTGTATTTCGCTATGATGGCCATCATGTTTACAAAGCATTCTCGTTTTGCTGATGTAAAACGCAGATTGGAAATTGTTAAAATGAAAAAGGCAAAATTACTTACCTTACTATTGCTAGTATTTAGTGTGAGTGGTTTTGCGCAGGAAGCAGAACATGATCATTCGTCTCATGCAGGAAAGCCACATCCTGAGGCTGGAGCATCTGCAACGCACGATAATCATTCTGAGAAACCATTGAGTCAAGATCAACTTAATAGTTTAATTGAAAAATTTAAAGTGCCAGAAGCGCATGCATCAAAATTTGGTCGTCTTGTAATTCAAGATGGAGGCGGTAGAATGAAGCCTATTAATACATTCTCTTCAGAACTATTGAGAAAGGTAAGTCATGAAAATTCGTATAAAGGAATGAATTCAGATCAAGTATTTTTGTCGATGACGCAATACGGAAGTTACTGGATCCAAATTCCAATTATTTACATGAAAAGTGGAAATGATAGTATCAGAAAGATTATTGGGGTGGACAAAGCTGCTCAATATGCTCCTTTCGTTTCGTTTTTTGATGATAAAGGGAATTACAAATTATCTAAATATTTAGAAGAAGCATTTAAATCAGCAAATCCGAACCAATTTGAAAAGGATTTTATTGAAACGGATAAAAAAGTAAACTTAATGGAATCTGCTTTGAGCGGACGTATATTAAAGATCTTTCCAATTCCGGATGACAAAAATAATAAATGGGTATCCTATCTAGAGCTAAATGAAGCAGGTTTGAAAGGGATGGAAGAAACCTACGCTCGAAATGTGTTGCCACTTTATTTTGGTTCTTTGGCAAATGCATCTACTTCTAAAGATTATAAAACGGCTGATGAATTATTAGAGAGTATAAACGGATTCCAAAAACGTTTTGGTAGTAAAGTAAGGCCAAGCGAGGAAAAAATTACCTCAGAAGTATTGTATAATAAATATGATGTGTTTCAAAAATTACCGTATTGGTATATTTTTGCCGCAATTTTAATGTTGTTTTTTACAATTTTGAAAATATTTAAGGAAAGAAAATCACTAAATTTTTTAGTGAATTTCATGCATGTCGTGATTCTTGTTTTATTTATTCTTCATACAGGAGGGTTAATAGCGAGATGGTATATCTCTGGTCACGCACCATGGAGTAACGCTTATGAGTCTATTATTTATGTGGCGTGGGCAACTATGTTCTTTGGATTAGCTTTCGATATTAAATCAAAACTTACAGTAGCTTCATCAGCATTTGTAACTGCGATGATATTAGCCGCAGCATATATGAACTGGATTGATCCTGAAATAGCAAACTTACAACCGGTACTTAATTCGTATTGGTTAATGATTCACGTTGCAGTAATTGTTGCTAGTTATGGTCCATTTGCATTAGGTATGATATTAGGATTCGTTTCGCTATTGTTAATTTTCTTTACCAATGAAAAAAACAAAACCAAAATGGATTTGAATATTCAAGAGATTACTTATATCAACGAACTAGCATTGACTATTGGTTTGATAATGTTGACTATTGGAAACTTCTTAGGAGGGCAATGGGCAAACGAAAGTTGGGGACGTTATTGGGGTTGGGACCCAAAGGAAACTTGGGCGTTAATTAGTATCATGGTGTATGCTTTTGTGATTCATGCTCGCTTTGTACCATCTTTGCGTGGCAAATGGTTTTTTAACTTGATGAGTATGTTTGCTTTTATATCAATTTTGTTTACCTATTATGGAGTAAACTTTCACTTAGTAGGATTGCACTCGTACGCAAGTGGTGAAGCACATTCTTTAAATTGGATTTGGTATTCACTGGGAGCTATTTTATTTATTGGAGCGATAACGTATCCTAAGTATAAAAAATATTACAAGAAATAA